A genomic region of Torulaspora delbrueckii CBS 1146 chromosome 7, complete genome contains the following coding sequences:
- the AME1 gene encoding Ame1p (similar to Saccharomyces cerevisiae AME1 (YBR211C); ancestral locus Anc_6.103), translating to MSANLTDRGIKLLYRQRGSRSRQVVHEGDDDRLIIRGPIIEQQSDVEESPREQFEDEPLLDGPFVEPEHEEQEPLHEERHNEYQFDNEKVEQPVVHENFDEEELLSYYNFQDMPLRQLSSSITSVTSIDVLISMFTNLFENDLIPQAIKEFESSKDSNSKMMYKLDVRIFESVLEQLIKDFKDILDINMSNNELCYQLKQIVVAREELNQELVETRSELQKLKCGGEWYKVQQEQSELNGRVELNDQLNHLNAQLHGEAAIPTSQEPLATNETVSDFCEMVNPYSGILARLEQMNNSLQQEHSVE from the coding sequence ATGAGTGCTAACCTCACCGATAGGGGTATTAAACTGCTTTATAGGCAGCGAGGTAGTCGCTCGAGGCAGGTTGTACATGAAGGTGACGATGATAGGCTAATAATTCGCGGACCCATTATAGAACAACAATCAGACGTCGAAGAATCACCACgagaacaatttgaagacgagCCTTTGTTAGATGGGCCTTTTGTAGAGCCGGAGCACGAAGAGCAAGAGCCATTGCATGAAGAACGGCACAATGAgtatcaatttgataatgaaaaagTGGAACAACCGGTTGTTCACgaaaattttgatgaagaagaattgcTCTCGTATTACAATTTCCAAGATATGCCCTTGAGACAGTTGTCATCCTCAATTACATCGGTTACATCAATTGACGTACTCATATCGATGTTCACCAACCTGTTCGAGAACGATCTAATACCGCAGGCCATAAAGGAATTTGAATCGAGCAAGGATAGtaattcaaagatgatgTACAAGTTAGATGTGagaatttttgaatcaGTGCTGGAACAACTGatcaaggatttcaagGATATCCTTGATATTAACATGTCGAATAACGAATTGTGctatcaattgaaacaaaTAGTCGTAGCAAGAGAAGAGTTAAACCAAGAACTGGTAGAAACACGGAGCGAGCTACAGAAACTGAAATGCGGTGGAGAGTGGTACAAAGtacaacaagaacaatCCGAACTTAACGGTCGAGTAGAATTGAACGATCAGTTGAACCATTTAAATGCACAATTACATGGGGAAGCTGCCATACCTACATCGCAAGAGCCATTGGCCACTAACGAAACTGTCAGTGACTTTTGTGAGATGGTGAACCCTTACAGCGGCATACTCGCAAGACTCGAACAGATGAATAACAGCCTTCAACAGGAACATTCAGTAGAATGA
- the RAD6 gene encoding E2 ubiquitin-conjugating protein RAD6 (similar to Saccharomyces cerevisiae RAD6 (YGL058W); ancestral locus Anc_6.109): MSTPARRRLMRDFKRMKEDAPPGVSASPLPDNVMVWNAMIIGPADTPYEDGTFRLLLEFDEEYPNKPPHVKFLSEMFHPNVYANGEICLDILQNRWTPTYDVASILTSIQSLFNDPNPASPANVEAATLFKDHKSQYVKRVKETVEKSWEDDMDDMGDDDDDDDDDDDE, encoded by the exons ATGTCGACGCCTGCGAGAAGACGGTTGATGAGAGATTTCAAG CGTATGAAAGAAGATGCCCCACCGGGAGTGTCAGCGTCTCCGTTGCCAGACAACGTCATGGTTTGGAACGCTATGATTATTGGTCCAGCAGATACGCCCTACGAGGATGGTACGTTTAGGCTACTACTTgagtttgatgaagaatatccCAACAAGCCACCACATGTCAAGTTTCTCAGTGAGATGTTCCATCCCAACGTTTATGCGAACGGTGAAATATGTTTAGATATCCTGCAAAATCGATGGACACCGACGTATGATGTGGCATCAATTTTAACGTCAATTCAAAGTCTTTTTAATGATCCTAATCCTGCATCGCCTGCTAATGTGGAAGCAGCTAcccttttcaaagatcacAAGTCTCAATATGTAAAAAGGGTGAAAGAAACTGTGGAGAAATCGTGGGAGGACGACATGGATGACATGGgtgacgatgacgatgacgatgatgacgatgatgatgaatag
- the TDEL0G03690 gene encoding cornichon family protein (similar to Saccharomyces cerevisiae ERV15 (YBR210W) and ERV14 (YGL054C); ancestral locus Anc_6.102) gives MGAWLFILAVVVNCINLFGQVHFTILYADLEADYINPIELCSKVNSLITPEAALHGVLTTLFLLNGYWFVFLLNLPILAYNANKVYHKVQLLDATEIFRTLGKHKRESFLKLGFYLLMFFFYLYRMIMALISESGDE, from the coding sequence ATGGGAGCTTGGTTATTCATTCTTGCCGTTGTGGTAAACTGTATCAATTTGTTCGGACAAGTTCATTTTACCATCCTATATGCCGATTTAGAAGCCGACTATATCAACCCTATTGAATTATGTTCCAAGGTGAACAGTTTGATAACTCCAGAAGCCGCTTTACATGGTGTGCTTACAACCTTATTCCTACTGAATGGATACTGGTTTGTATTTTTGCTAAACCTGCCCATTTTAGCTTACAACGCCAACAAAGTGTACCATAAAGTTCAACTTTTGGATGCTACTGAGATCTTTAGAACTCTTGGTAAGCACAAGAgagaaagtttcttgaagttggGATTCTACCTGttgatgttcttcttctacttGTACAGGATGATCATGGCATTGATCTCCGAGAGTGGTGACGAGTAA
- the NGR1 gene encoding Ngr1p (similar to Saccharomyces cerevisiae NGR1 (YBR212W); ancestral locus Anc_6.104) — MSDDQIQQVQQSSGDSPVSAIPLPPSATIETSSEPPRTLWMGDLDPSFDEMTIQDIWQQLDKKVFVKLIRAKKNLLIPCSSTAATSSSNGTPNSNAAENITGNGSSNDSDPSDVLESTQKININGVSFIDPATTPLHHAGYCFVEFESQQDAQFALSLNSGPLPNIISRSTNLPTNPSGQRNFRLNWASGATLQSSIPSRPEFSLFVGDLSPTATEADLLSLFQQKFRSVKTVRVMTDPITGASRCFGFVRFGNEEERRRALVEMNGVWCQGRCLRVAYATPRNNMTWHVQSQQQQQQQQQQQQQQQQQQQQQQQLQQPQQQHTPLLVKTANNIMTANPSGICGSSNLMSMPMSQKPSASSVTSNSSMNIPDFSSSQAYTTPPNNTTVFIGGLTPKINEAQLQALFSPFGNILTVKIPQGKNCGFVKYENRIDAEAAIQGMQGFIVGGNPVRLSWGRNTVASGSSNNVSSNLPQMTSHHYIPQQSYSSGPQYVPMRHASSNSPVSNQPLDPYQNISRDPMIMQPQQQLPQASQQVWTNGMQWNNMSSRVYRETPMMNQQNVPSMLPQQQYQRAQYPMMSSVYHGFDTGMVQNPSGITLTSVNGKPNDVPPIHPSVLR; from the coding sequence ATGTCTGATGATCAAATACAACAGGTTCAACAATCTAGTGGTGATAGCCCCGTTTCTGCCATCCCATTGCCGCCTTCAGCTACTATCGAAACATCTAGTGAGCCTCCAAGAACTCTATGGATGGGAGATTTGGATccatcttttgatgaaatgaCCATCCAGGATATTTGGCAGCAACTTGATAAGAAAGTCTTTGTGAAGCTAATTAGAGCTAAGAAGAATCTCTTAATTCCATGCAGCTCTACTGCAGCTACTTCTTCGTCGAATGGCACGCCAAACTCCAACGCTGCAGAAAATATTACTGGTAATGGCAGCTCTAATGATAGTGATCCATCCGATGTGTTAGAGAGTACACAAAAAATTAATATCAATGGTGTTTCATTTATCGATCCCGCTACTACGCCACTACATCACGCTGGCTACTGCTTTGTAGAGTTTGAGAGTCAGCAAGATGCTCAATTTGCATTGTCACTAAATTCCGGACCTCTACCAAATATTATCTCTAGATCAACTAATTTACCCACAAACCCTAGTGGTCAGAGGAACTTTAGGTTGAATTGGGCTTCTGGGGCTACGCTACAAAGTTCCATTCCATCCAGGCCCGAATTTTCTTTATTCGTGGGCGATCTGTCACCAACTGCTACAGAGGCTGATTTGCTTTCGTTGTTTCAACAAAAATTCAGATCTGTCAAGACAGTCCGTGTGATGACGGATCCAATTACTGGTGCATCCCGTTGTTTCGGTTTTGTTAGGTTTGGtaacgaagaagaacgtCGGAGGGCTCTAGTCGAAATGAATGGTGTTTGGTGTCAAGGTAGGTGCTTGAGAGTCGCTTATGCAACCCCAAGAAATAATATGACTTGGCATGTTCAGTCtcagcaacagcagcaacagcaacagcaacaacaacagcaacagcaacagcaacagcaacagcaacagcaactACAGCAACCTCAACAACAGCATACTCCATTACTGGTTAAGACAGCTAACAATATCATGACCGCAAACCCTAGTGGTATTTGTGGGTCCAGCAACCTAATGTCGATGCCAATGAGTCAAAAACCCTCAGCGTCATCCGTCACTTCGAACAGCAGTATGAATATCCCAGATTTTTCCTCGTCTCAGGCGTATACAACTCCCCCCAATAACACAACAGTTTTCATCGGTGGATTAACTCCCAAGATTAACGAAGCACAATTGCAAGCTTTGTTTTCGCCATTTGGTAACATACTGACTGTCAAGATTCCTCAGGGGAAGAATTGCGGTTTTGTCAAGTACGAGAATAGAATTGATGCGGAGGCCGCTATACAAGGTATGCAAGGATTCATTGTTGGCGGTAATCCTGTGAGATTATCATGGGGCCGTAACACGGTCGCTAGCGGATCCTCGAACAATGTCAGTAGTAATCTACCACAAATGACTTCTCATCATTACATTCCTCAACAATCGTACAGCAGTGGACCACAATACGTTCCAATGAGACATGCTTCATCGAATTCTCCCGTTTCAAATCAACCTTTAGATCCCTACCAAAACATCAGCCGCGATCCCATGATCATGCAGCCACAGCAACAGTTACCTCAAGCATCGCAGCAGGTCTGGACCAATGGCATGCAATGGAACAACATGTCCTCCAGAGTGTACCGCGAAACACCCATGATGAACCAACAAAATGTGCCATCTATGCTTCCACAACAGCAGTATCAGAGAGCTCAGTATCCTATGATGTCGAGTGTGTATCACGGGTTTGATACAGGAATGGTACAAAATCCAAGTGGTATTACATTGACGAGTGTCAATGGTAAACCAAACGATGTGCCGCCAATCCATCCATCAGTGTTGCGTTAA
- the MET8 gene encoding bifunctional precorrin-2 dehydrogenase/sirohydrochlorin ferrochelatase MET8 (similar to Saccharomyces cerevisiae MET8 (YBR213W); ancestral locus Anc_6.105): MGGKSLILAHQLHEKNVLVVGGGEVALTRLKKLISTGTRVTLVSPEIHPTILKEYCGFVGQRTEIDVIDDDWKAGQGVYRVIRSRFKMEYLTLYTKGNDSGWSLILTCIPNKPLSEEIYHESKRRFGSQQTVNVADNPPLCDVYFGANLEFGNRQGSSMQMMISSNGMGPRYVALVRDEIKSMLEGIDFEGSLKNLGELRSRVREIAHEDSDTKYRMNWMKSCTENFGIKNCEKMDVDKLVELFDKMYVDDRNMIFPSRDTMIEHYMKESNSK; encoded by the coding sequence ATGGGTGGTAAATCTTTGATCCTAGCTCATCAATTGCATGAGAAGAATGTACTGGTTGTCGGTGGTGGTGAAGTGGCCTTAACCAGATTAAAAAAACTGATTTCAACCGGTACAAGAGTCACTTTAGTGAGTCCCGAAATACATCCTACAATTCTTAAAGAATACTGCGGTTTCGTCGGGCAAAGAACTGAAATTGATGTGATTGATGACGATTGGAAAGCAGGGCAGGGAGTCTACCGTGTAATTCGGAGCCGTTTCAAGATGGAGTACCTAACACTTTACACTAAAGGAAATGACAGCGGTTGGAGCCTAATACTTACATGTATCCCGAACAAACCATTAAGTGAAGAGATTTACCATGAGAGTAAGCGGAGATTCGGCTCCCAACAGACTGTGAATGTCGCTGACAATCCTCCTCTATGCGATGTGTATTTCGGTGCTAACCTCGAATTTGGCAATAGACAAGGATCTTCGATgcagatgatgataagTTCCAACGGGATGGGTCCTCGATACGTAGCGCTGGTTCGAGATGAGATCAAGTCTATGTTAGAAGGGATCGATTTCGAAGGTAGTTTAAAAAATCTTGGCGAACTACGATCGCGGGTGCGTGAGATTGCTCATGAAGACAGCGATACGAAATACAggatgaattggatgaagagttgtACTGAGAATTTTGGCATTAAGAACTGTGAAAAGATGGACGTTGATAAGTTGGTCGAACTATTCGACAAGATGTACGTTGATGATCGTAATATGATTTTCCCATCGCGCGATACTATGATCGAACATTACATGAAAGAAAGCAATAGTAAATAA
- the GEP7 gene encoding Gep7p (similar to Saccharomyces cerevisiae YGL057C; ancestral locus Anc_6.108), with protein sequence MLRLVRYKSTRLPPKSLIIKQNSRLNKKNTENSKVVISSLRDVISLFQANSQTQEDDDLETLNHEMYLLQQIESGEVERLLKSKFQIDESKQLLSTGALIKNYPQLNKDELELIKKVNDLENIKPWSQIPQFVKQAQFYLSYGSYGPRLDLPFKANEKPLDFTYVNRARKQFGQEPYKRLKKDQLVNIYEVTPTRQRYFNDKTVDPVSRFFIWTAIAVSAAVGWKEYKLREDGESLVTVVDKD encoded by the coding sequence ATGTTGCGATTGGTACGGTATAAGTCGACGAGGCTGCCACCAAAATCCCTGATTATCAAGCAAAATAGCCGTTTaaataagaagaatacaGAAAATTCGAAGGTCGTCATCTCATCACTGCGTGATGTTATATCTTTATTTCAAGCCAATTCTCAGactcaagaagatgatgacttAGAGACACTCAACCACGAAAtgtatcttcttcagcaaatTGAATCTGGTGAGGTCGAAAGATTACTCAAGTCAAAATTCCAAATCGATGAATCTAAACAACTATTATCCACTGGTGCCCTGATAAAAAATTACCCCCAGCTAAACAAGGATGAGTTAGAATTGATTAAGAAGGTTaatgatttggagaatatCAAGCCATGGTCTCAGATCCCTCAATTTGTGAAACAAGCACAATTTTATCTATCATACGGTTCATATGGTCCGAGACTGGATTTACCATTTAAAGCCAATGAGAAACCACTTGATTTCACTTACGTCAATAGAGCCAGAAAACAATTTGGCCAAGAGCCATACAAGAGACTGAAAAAGGACCAATTGGTCAACATCTATGAAGTTACTCCTACAAGGCAAAGGTATTTCAATGACAAGACCGTAGATCCAGTGAGTAGATTTTTCATATGGACGGCAATCGCTGTCTCAGCCGCTGTTGGTTGGAAAGAGTACAAGTTACGGGAAGATGGGGAGTCATTAGTGACCGTTGTAGATAAAGATTAG
- the TDEL0G03640 gene encoding RNA-guided endonuclease InsQ/TnpB family protein — translation MTIVVQNQAKKRKTSNSKTTKPYWNEDAAHISQQWGLNTILPTAAKNLSQKITSDSWFNVVKHPQVPVINDSLNLPLSNGVKEEITRARKIRIYPTNSQKETLKKWFGCQRYIYNRALKLHRDGMAMTIKGLRQTLLNRDTNILEPQEQWLNDYSYDLKDEALRDLVKNYSSNMAKLKNTGVPFKLRFKSKKAPAQTLSVLKKHWNKRTKSFWSKVFSSSKMRSAEVLPEKLLMDSRLQRTRNNKFYLILPVVGEEIVRKMKADKFIFIDPGIRTFLTGYDSGQNVVEIGKNAVVRIEKLKRRRRQLQSKLAKLRKHKKRQNHRKALHRLDEKIQHIVRDMHKKTASYLCKNYENIFLPKLNYHQCTRLTRKTRSSMATIAHCCFHDRLTMKAEQFHSTSVHEVEEDYTSKTCSSCGNLKDDLGSNKIYSCSSCSSVFDRDFNAAKNIMLKYICEHLMASGGSSISSALSVRNVGFAMMGPGPFVH, via the coding sequence ATGACCATCGTTGTTCAAAATCAGgctaagaagagaaaaacATCAAATAGTAAGACAACCAAACCATATTGGAATGAGGATGCGGCTCATATTTCCCAGCAATGGGGCTTGAATACGATTCTACCAACGGCGGCTAAAAATCTTAGTCAGAAAATCACATCTGACTCGTGGTTTAACGTGGTTAAACATCCACAGGTGCCGGTTATCAATGACTCATTGAACTTGCCGCTTAGCAATGgtgtcaaagaagagattacCAGGGCACGCAAAATTAGAATCTATCCGACCAATTCCCAGAAAGAAACGCTCAAAAAGTGGTTTGGGTGCCAGCGTTACATATACAATAGAGCGCTGAAGCTGCACCGCGATGGCATGGCAATGACCATAAAAGGTCTACGCCAGACTTTGCTTAACAGAGATACTAATATTCTAGAACCTCAGGAGCAGTGGCTTAACGACTACAGTTACGATTTGAAAGACGAAGCCCTTCgtgatttggtcaagaacTACAGTAGTAATATGGCGAAGTTAAAGAATACGGGAGTGCCTTTTAAGTTGAGGTTCAAGTCAAAGAAGGCACCGGCTCAAACGCTTTCAGTGCTGAAAAAGCACTGGAACAAGAGAACGAAGTCGTTTTGGAGCAAAGTATTCTCGTCTTCGAAAATGCGTTCCGCCGAAGTTCTTCCGGAAAAGCTGTTAATGGACTCcagacttcaaagaaccagaaACAATAAGTTCTATCTCATTCTTCCAGTCGTTGGGGAAGAGATCGTtaggaagatgaaagcaGATAAGTTTATTTTCATTGATCCCGGGATTCGGACTTTTCTTACGGGTTACGATTCAGGGCAAAATGTCGTCGAAATAGGGAAGAATGCCGTTGTACGCATCGAGAAGCTTAAGCGCCGACGACGGCAATTGCAGTCAAAACTTGCCAAGCTCaggaagcacaagaagaggcagAACCATCGGAAAGCCTTACATAGGCTCGACGAAAAGATTCAGCATATTGTTCGTGATATGCATAAGAAAACAGCCTCTTATCTGTGTAAAAACTACGAAAACATCTTTCTTCCCAAATTGAATTACCATCAATGCACTAGACTGACCCGAAAGACAAGGTCCAGCATGGCAACCATTGCTCATTGTTGTTTTCACGATCgcttgacgatgaaggcAGAGCAGTTCCATAGTACTAGTGTTCATGAAGTTGAGGAGGATTACACGTCGAAGACTTGTTCTAGTTGtggaaatttgaaagatgatctAGGATCTAATAAAATCTACAGCTGTTCAAGTTGCTCCTCGGTTTTCGATAGAGACTTCAACGCAGCAAAGAACATCATGCTCAAGTATATCTGcgagcatttgatggcaagtggtggatcttccatttcttctgctttaAGTGTACGAAATGTTGGATTTGCCATGATGGGTCCCGGCCCCTTCGTACATTAG
- the OLE1 gene encoding stearoyl-CoA 9-desaturase (similar to Saccharomyces cerevisiae OLE1 (YGL055W); ancestral locus Anc_6.106) — protein sequence MSKMDEVDLVQANVLASGANKKSVRIVNGLGSLMGSKSMVDVDFKSDSNMDYLLRRDEEEKARYAKNRHISEQPWTLNNWHKHLNWLNMILVVFLPSIGWYMALSGKAPLQLNTLLFSLFYYAVGGASITAGYHRLWSHRSYSARWPLRLLYAFFGSASVEGSVKWWGHSHRIHHRYTDTVRDPYDARRGLWFSHMGWMLLKPNPKYRARADIEDLADDWIVRFQHRHYIPLMLLSAFVLPTIVCGYFFNDYLGGFVYAGLIRVFCIQQATFCINSLAHYLGDQPFDDRRTPRDNWITALVTFGEGYHNFHHEFPTDYRNAIRWYQYDPTKVIIYLSSMCGLAYDLKKFSHNAIQQALVQQQQKKLDRQRSKLNWGPQLTDLPVWDKQDFLKEMETRKGLVVISGIVHDVSGYITEHPGGETLLQAALGKDATKAFNGGVYRHSNAAHNVLATMRVAVVKDGEDAAIKFAARRGETYAKSKAE from the coding sequence ATGTCTAAAATGGATGAAGTGGATCTGGTTCAGGCCAACGTTTTGGCCTCAGGTGCTAATAAGAAATCTGTGCGTATTGTCAATGGTCTTGGATCTTTGATGGGATCCAAGAGTATGGTCGATGTGGATTTCAAAAGTGATTCCAATATGGACTACCTATTGAGACGTGACGAAGAGGAGAAGGCTAGGTATGCAAAGAATAGACATATTTCTGAACAGCCTTGGACTTTGAACAACTGGCACAAACATTTGAATTGGTTGAATATGATCCTTGTGGTCTTTTTACCTTCTATCGGGTGGTATATGGCTCTTTCTGGTAAGGCACCTTTGCAACTGAACACTTTGTTGTTCTCATTGTTCTACTATGCGGTCGGTGGGGCTTCTATTACAGCTGGTTACCATCGTCTGTGGTCTCACAGATCTTACTCTGCGCGCTGGCCGCTACGTTTATTGTATGCATTCTTTGGATCTGCTAGTGTGGAAGGTTCCGTCAAATGGTGGGGTCATTCTCACAGAATCCACCATCGTTACACCGACACTGTCAGAGATCCTTATGATGCTCGTAGAGGTCTGTGGTTTTCTCACATGGGTTGGATGCTTTTGAAGCCAAATCCAAAATATAGAGCTCGTGCGGACATTGAAGACTTGGCCGATGACTGGATCGTTAGGTTCCAACACAGACACTATATCCCATTGATGCTTCTATCTGCTTTCGTTTTGCCAACTATTGTTTGTGGttacttcttcaacgattACTTGGGTGGTTTCGTGTATGCTGGTTTGATCCGTGTGTTCTGTATCCAACAGGCTACTTTCTGTATCAACTCGTTGGCTCACTACTTGGGTGATCAACCTTTTGATGACAGAAGAACCCCACGTGACAACTGGATCACTGCTTTGGTTACCTTTGGTGAAGGTTACCACAATTTCCACCACGAGTTCCCAACCGATTACAGAAACGCTATCCGTTGGTATCAATATGATCCTACAAAGGTTATCATTTACTTGAGTTCGATGTGTGGTCTTGCttacgatttgaaaaaattctcTCATAACGCTATCCAACAGGCATTGGtgcaacaacagcagaaGAAACTAGATAGACAGAGATCCAAGTTGAACTGGGGTCCACAATTGACCGACTTGCCCGTCTGGGACAAGCAGGATTTCCTAAAGGAAATGGAAACAAGAAAGGGTCTAGTGGTGATCTCCGGTATTGTACACGATGTCTCTGGCTACATCACTGAACATCCAGGTGGTGAAACTTTGTTGCAAGCAGCCCTTGGGAAGGATGCTACAAAGGCTTTCAACGGTGGTGTTTACCGTCATTCTAATGCCGCTCACAACGTCTTGGCTACTATGAGAGTCGCCGTTGTCAaggatggtgaagatgCCGCTATTAAGTTCGCCGCAAGAAGAGGTGAAACTTATGCTAAATCTAAGGCAGAATAA
- the TDEL0G03630 gene encoding uncharacterized protein (similar to Saccharomyces cerevisiae SDS24 (YBR214W) and SDS23 (YGL056C); ancestral locus Anc_6.107) yields the protein MSGSNSANSNSNSNTNNSPNLTGSRHASIVEMLSTPPHLPHHHQRGQQQQQQQQQQQRIEKSEGLTKVGSHGSAHSSVSSIASMREAEGPASVEHEAVQMTPTASQCLYTVHHQEWQHIQLSQLIEPNKLITVSGSLSVEEAFNTLIRHHLTSLPVEQQPGDMNCLTFDYNDLNSYLLLVLNKIQVNNRQVQQDCQNGKSVPVGEIVKLTPKNPFYKLAETENLSTVMGILGSGVHRVAITDVEMTQIKGVLSQRRLIKYLWDNARSFSSLEPLLNSSLQDLKIGVLNSHAKPTSRQSRIISIQGDEPLIMALYKMYTDRISSIAVVDQQGNLIGNISVTDVKHVTRTSQYPLLHKTCRHFISIILNVRGLETGKDSFPIFHVYPTSSLARTLAKLVATKSHRLWIVQPQEVSSSTSLDTIPLPPAGGSQGSTSSTPNTSQSPIMSALEDPPSPHSAAVASGLFEKEYRTGKLIGVVSLTDILSLLARSQTEHKQVDPQSARRQRGSVVS from the coding sequence ATGTCCGGTTCCAACAGTGccaacagcaacagcaatAGCAACACTAATAATAGTCCTAATTTAACAGGCTCTCGACATGCATCGATCGTAGAGATGCTATCGACCCCTCCACATTTACCGCATCATCACCAAAGAGgtcagcaacaacaacaacaacagcagcagcagcagaggattgaaaaatcagaAGGCTTAACTAAAGTGGGTTCTCACGGCTCTGCACACTCTTCAGTCTCTTCTATCGCTTCGATGAGGGAAGCAGAGGGGCCGGCTAGTGTGGAACACGAAGCTGTGCAAATGACTCCTACCGCATCCCAATGTCTGTACACTGTACATCATCAAGAGTGGCAACACATTCAATTGTCACAGCTGATCGAACCAAACAAGTTGATCACAGTTTCGGGGTCATTGTCGGTGGAAGAAGCCTTCAATACGTTGATCAGACATCATTTGACTTCGCTGCCCGTTGAACAACAGCCGGGAGATATGAACTGTCTCACTTTTGATTATAACGATCTCAATTCGTACCTATTACTTGTGTTGAACAAAATTCAGGTGAACAATAGGCAGGTTCAACAGGATTGTCAGAATGGTAAATCAGTCCCAGTGGGAGAAATTGTCAAATTAACTCCAAAGAATCCATTCTATAAACTTGCAGAAACTGAAAACTTGTCTACCGTGATGGGGATCCTAGGGTCCGGTGTGCATAGAGTAGCTATTACAGACGTTGAAATGACCCAGATCAAAGGTGTTCTTTCGCAAAGACGTCTGATAAAATACTTATGGGATAACGCAAGATCATTTTCAAGCTTGGAACCTCTTTTGAACAGTTCATTGCAAGATCTCAAGATTGGTGTGCTTAACTCACATGCAAAACCAACTTCTAGACAGTCGCGAATCATCTCTATTCAGGGCGATGAGCCACTAATCATGGCTTTGTACAAGATGTACACTGATCGTATCTCTTCCATTGCCGTCGTAGACCAACAGGGGAATCTGATCGGAAATATTTCAGTGACAGACGTCAAACATGTTACAAGAACTTCCCAATATCCACTTCTTCACAAGACTTGTCGTCATTTCATCTCGATAATCCTCAACGTCAGAGGTCTTGAAACAGGTAAAGACTCTTTCCCAATCTTCCACGTTTATCCAACCAGTTCCTTGGCAAGAACGCTTGCCAAGCTGGTCGCTACTAAATCTCACAGACTTTGGATCGTTCAACCTCAAGAAGTATCCTCATCCACTTCGTTAGACACAATACCCTTGCCCCCAGCAGGTGGTAGCCAGGGCTCAACGTCATCTACTCCAAACACAAGTCAGTCACCCATCATGTCTGCATTGGAAGATCCGCCATCGCCTCATTCTGCAGCGGTAGCGTCCGGCCTTTTCGAGAAGGAATACCGTACTGGTAAATTGATCGGTGTGGTTTCCTTGACCGACATCCTGAGCTTGTTGGCAAGAAGCCAGACTGAACACAAGCAGGTCGATCCTCAAAGTGCCAGAAGACAGAGAGGAAGTGTTGTAAGCTAG